The Hippoglossus stenolepis isolate QCI-W04-F060 chromosome 1, HSTE1.2, whole genome shotgun sequence DNA segment gatgaaatgaaacaatgaacCATATTGAGTTTAAGACGCAGTTCTTTACCCAGTTGACTGAATAAAGTcatcaaacatatttacattctTTTCCCTCTATGCAAAATAACCTATATTtgtagagagacagaaacacctTCAAATGCCCTTAACATGCCAacattcttttatattttacaccttCTGATGATTTGTggttttaataacatttttcaaTGCAGGGCAAAGTCATCTTCAATGTTGTATAGTTTCTATCAAAGTCTGACGAACAGCCTGACAAGCTTTGGGAAGGTAAGCTCAATCTTCAGTCATATCAACTGCAAAAGTGTCAGcttgttttgagttttttgttATCAGAACataaaataactgaatatttaagatggatgttttatttataatgagAAACCTTTTGATTaacatgactttatttattattattatgtcattGTTAAGCTTTTAGACACCTCAGTAATGGACTGTGCTAAACATACTGGACCTTGTTATTGTTCGAGTTTGCTAATGCTATGCAAACGTGAATAGAGACACAGCTGTTACCCAAATTAGACTTGCAATTCCTTACACATGTACTTATTTGAGATAACACACAATATAAACTGCTTCTTTTGAATAGACAGCTTTATAAGGTGTTTCCTCTTCAGTTGCCTCTTCCTTGTAGGACTTCCTTGATTGCTGTCTTGCTGCCTGagtgtttctgtgcatgtgttcctTCCCATGATACTGGGATTGGTTGATTTAGTGGTTTTTGGATGTGTTTTTCCGAGGCTGTGGTGGAGGAGATGAACAGACTGGGGATGATAGTGGACATCTCCCACACTTCTTGGGAAACGGCCTTGGCTGTGCTGAAACACACCAAGGCTCCTGTTATTTTCAGCCATTCATCCTCCTACTTCATCTGTAGTAGCCAGCGCAATGTTCCTGACTTTCTGCTGCACAAGCTGGTGAGAAAACTAATTTACTGAGTAATTGTTTGCCTGCTTATCAACTCACTGATTAATTTAtagttcattcatttaattacaCTTTTATTCACCCCTCTGACAAAGAACATGCAGTGCATTTTTCTCTGTAGAGTTTTGTGTATCAACGTGATAAACAGACTTACACCAATAAATTGGGGAAATTAATGAATTGGGGAACATCTTGGGAGGTGATCACACCAGCCGCAACGCACTTCAATATGTTAATGTTTCGATCCATGAACACATCACATTACAACGTTATTACATGGATACTCAGTTTTGCGAATTGAATCTCGGGATGACAAAATCTAGCTAttaacatataaacacatgccAAAGTAGTCAAAACCACCTCTGTAGTCGTTCCtactaaacacacactcacactttgtGTTGGGTCTCCGTGACTTCAGAAGACATTACATTGACCCAGATTGCCTGAATTATTGGGGGGCAACCAGTCCCTATAActtgactgtgtaaacagatttaaaggttcagtgtgtagaatgtattTCATCTAGTGGTGAactttcatgttgcagctgaatatccctcacttcaccctcccctcccaaaCATAAAAGAGGGCATGTGACGGCCTTCAGTTGTCTTacaaactcaaaaagtgtttagtttgtccagtctgggctactgtaaaaaaacatggtggcctccgtagagaggacctgctccagatgtaaatataaagggctcattctagggtaaaggaaacaacaaaaatatacaatttagatgaaaatatcactaggattattttatgttcagtTTCTAACAATAGATCCttaacctaaatcttacacactggagctttaaatccccacaacatgagtaataacattcacacacacacacacacacacacactcacaaggtGAAAAGAATACCAATGAGCTGAACACATGCAGCAGCTACACAGGAGGCagccatcatcatcttcatcatcatcatcaccatcagcaACAGCACCTgggtgagagagacagggaagggaagaaaacacacaggccCTTTGACCCTGCCTGACCTTGCTGCACGTAACATGGATCAATAGCAATTCCCTTATTTAACAGCAGCCATCCCTGTTCCTAGAGGGACATGTTCCTCATTATTCCAGATattgcagatgtgtgtgtgtacagttaaACAGTGATTACTGCAGAACATAGTTACAGAGTGTGTAAAATAGATAAGTCACACAGAAACTTGATCTTAACCGCATCTACCAACACAGCTAATGAAGGCATGTGAGATAGAAATGTAGgttctttgtgtgtgaaaatgtatttatacatagTTTATCCAATGacttgtgtatgtgtttcagAAAAAGAATGGGGGGTTGATCATGGTGAATTTCCACAACAATTTTGTTTCCTGCGAAGACAAGGCTAACATCTCTCACGTGGCAGGTGAGGCATCTATTTTGAACTCTAAATCTGGTATTTGGAGTTTCTCAGTTGATTGAtcatttattatgtgttttacAGACCATTTTGATCACATTAAGAAGGTCATTGGAGCTGAGTCGATCGGATTTGGGGCGGACTTCGAAGGCGCTCCAACGTAAGAAATACTCCCTTGCAAattgtcattttagttttagtgCCTCTAGGTATTCTAAAACCTGGTTGCAGGGTAacgataaaacaaaacaaaaagcatggTAAGTACACTCGTACTCTCCTAACATGTTTGAGAGGTTGTTCATGAACCAGATCAATTCTGTGCTCATGCTAGCCTGTCTTCATATCAACAATTTGGCCGTCTCAGCTATCAGCAGACTGAAATTGGTAGAAATCAATAATGGTTTAGTGCGAAGAGgcaaaaagaaagtgatgatcGAATTCGTTTGATTCCCTACATGCAGACATCATCAGTTCCAAAAAGCAAtgtcacaaaacaaataataataaaaggctTAAAGGGTTTATTGTTGTAACTATTAATTAGTATTTACCTACAACTACACGATTAGTTTTTAGTGATGCCTTTtgcaaaataaatatgtgtgaatgttttttttgtttttttgcaggtttCCTCAGGGGCTAGACGATGTGTCCAAGTATCCTGACCTGATCCAGGAACTGCTGCAGAGGAACTGGACAGAAAGCGATTTGGCTAACGTCCTTAGAAGGAATTTCCTGCGAGTTTTTAGGGAGGTGGAGCGGGTGAGCTGGAAGATTAATATACTGTATTCTCTTGTCAAATATAAAGCTTTCCTTGATTAATGAAGGGAGGAAGTGCCATGTCCCAAATGTTTAGCTGTAGACAATGAGTAAAGGATATGTTTGAAATATTGGACTTGATATCGGTTTATTTTATTATGCCTCCACACATTATGTTTTCTGGTTgtccatctgtcccattcttgtgatCTCACTATGAgggattttatttaaaatttggtTCAAATATTAAGTCGTTCTGAAGCATGAACTGATCAAATCTCTGTGGTCAAGGACCCATTTTTGTTCTTGTGAACAagtaaaaacattcatttggacttaaagatgaactgatttttGTGGTCGAAGGTCATGGTCATGGAGACgtcatgttcttgtgaatatGATATTTTAGGAACAACCAGAACGAATCTTATTACATCTGAAAcgaacattcacttggactcgaggACaacctgattagattttggaggtcaaatgtcaaggtcactgtaacctcaGGTTATTTTAAGAGAATCCTTTTAAACTTAGACTCATTCAATAAATTGATAAGATTTGGTGATCAAAATTTAAGGTCAAGATCACAATGGCCTAAGTTTCCTTTTAAGAAATTTCTTCAGagtttgaccagttgtcacttggactaaaagatgaactgattagatttcagtggtcaaagttcaaaggccacagtgacctcatattttTGTGAATGCATTATACCAGGGACTGGAACTGCAGTTTGTCAGAGGCACAAACCCAGGacagtaattctagtttttctGACAACAAAACTTATGTATCTGTCTGGATGCATATCCTTTATTTAAGAATTTGTggcaactttaaaaaaaactccctgttggtcaaaataacattttcagaTTCAACAGTAATCTTGTTTGCCTCCTGAGATTGACTGAATAATAATGAACATATCCAACAGATTAAAATATtgctttttacagtttaagaGAGTTCTCTATAGCACAGACTAATTCAAAAGTTGACTCATTTCAAATGTCACctccctctcttgtctctctctgtattttccTCCAGGTCCGTGATGAGTTAAATGTCACCCTACCCGGTGAGACCCAGATCCCTGCTAAGGGGATCCAGAACAGCTGCAGACTGAATCTTACGCTAGCTAAAAAATTACAGCAAAGTCCCATCTCCAGACTCACCTCCGGTCTCACCTTCAGTCTCATCTCCAGTCCCAACTCCAGTCTCATCTCCAGTCCCAACTCCAGTCTCATCTCCAGTCCCAACTCCAGTCGCACCTCCAGTCCCAAATCCAGTCGCACCTCCAGAGCCCAACACGGAGCTGCAGATCTGCTGATCCTGGCTACTGTTCTGCTGCTTTCCAGCATGTTTATtgattgaatatttaaaaatgcactTCAGCCAAAGCGTCTTTATTTTAAAGCGATACATTT contains these protein-coding regions:
- the dpep2 gene encoding dipeptidase 1; this translates as MSSRKAVTSFSMHSIRHLLVLSSLCCFISANGSETDRDRAHELMTTYPLIDAHNDIATSLRAYYNNNLSEIDLHNLSHLTTDISRLQAGHVQTQMFAAFVLCPAQDKDAVRLTLEQIDVIRRMCTEYQQFELVTSPEELENAEKRRKIACLISIEGGHSIDSSLPTLRMFYRLGVRSMTITHNCNTPWAKSSSMLYSFYQSLTNSLTSFGKAVVEEMNRLGMIVDISHTSWETALAVLKHTKAPVIFSHSSSYFICSSQRNVPDFLLHKLKKNGGLIMVNFHNNFVSCEDKANISHVADHFDHIKKVIGAESIGFGADFEGAPTFPQGLDDVSKYPDLIQELLQRNWTESDLANVLRRNFLRVFREVERVRDELNVTLPGETQIPAKGIQNSCRLNLTLAKKLQQSPISRLTSGLTFSLISSPNSSLISSPNSSLISSPNSSRTSSPKSSRTSRAQHGAADLLILATVLLLSSMFID